The nucleotide sequence AATAGGTATTGGAAACGAGGTCAGtcaaaagccttagtaaataaATCAGCACAATGGGTTGTGGTACCTATTTGCAGgacattaattatattattttcataacagCCCCTAATAAAATGATATGTGATCTCTATATGTTTGGTCTTTAAATAATTAAAGGGTTTTTAGTAACAGAAATAGCGGAAATATTATCAACATAAAGAGGAGTGTTCGAAATGTGCCATCTCACTATCTACTCCCCAGAAAAGAACATCCACCAGATGTAGATTTAAAGTTTCTTTTGCATCCCTCGTAGTCATAATCACTGTGCGCTGTTATCTCAAACCCATCATTACCCGCATACCATAGGCCCAAACTAGGAGTCCCCTTGAGATAACGCATGATCTTCTTTGTTGCTAACATGTGGATCACATTTggatttgcctgataacgagcacacggTTAAGTAGCGAGCATGATGTCAGGGCGTGATGTTGTGAGATACATAAGGGAACCAGTGATAGCTCTATATAAGGTCTGGTTGACTTTCCCCCCTTTGATTTTCCAGCATAATCTCTTCATTCACCGATAGAAGATTTTTGGCAACTCGTTCATATTCCATCCTGAACTGGCTCAAGATGTCAACTACTTACTTTGTTTGTTGTAGAAAGATAGCCTTTTCTGTTTGATCAACCTACAACCCCGTAAAGAAGCTAATAGTGCCCAATGAACTCATCGTGAATCTTGTATGCATTACATCTTGAAAGTCATCTAACAATTTCGGATCTGTTGATCTAAAGATGATATCATCCACATAAACCTGAACCAGTATAATATCATCATCCTTTTCTTTAATGAAAAGAGTCTGATCGATAACTCCCTATTTGAAACCATTCTCTATCATGTAATTTGACAGAGTAGCATATCAAGCTCTTGGGGCTTGATAAAGCCCATAAAGTGCTTTCTCCATGAGATTCACTTTCTCTGGATGATGTGGATCAGTAAAACACGGTGGCTGAACTGTTTCTTGTAGAGTGCCATACAAGAATGCACTCTTCACATCTATCTATTATACTTTAAAACCTCTGAATGAAGCAAATTCTAAAAACATTCGAATCTCCTCCAGTATAGCTACTGGAGCAtacacctcatcatagtcaatatcTGGAATATGTTGATAACCATTAACTACCAGTCTAGATTTATATCGAATCATAATCCCTTGATCATCTTTCTTATTTTTCAAAACCCTCTTTAAGCCATACGATTTACAGCCTTTAGGTGGAATCACTCGATGCAAAACACCTAAATGATTAAATTGTAAAAGTTCTTGTTGCATAGCTGTAACTCAAGCATCATACTGCAGTGCCTCTTTGACGTCTTCAGGCTTGATTTATGAAACAAAGCATGAATGCACATTCCTGAAGATTCTTTCGGTCTGATTCAACTGTGTATAAAATGCAGTCACAACATTAGTAGAGGGTGTAACTCTAGTGGCTGAGGTAGAAGATCCATCTCCTGCAGCACCTAAAACTCCTGCAGGATCTATTACATAATCATCATAACACTTAGGGAGAGACACAGTTCCCCTCGAATGTATTTAATCTTCATTTTAAATAGAATCTTCAGCAGTAGTCAAAACTGGTTCCTCTTCCACTACTTATTCTAACACCTCCTCCCCCTCAGAATGTGAGAGAATCTCCTCCAATTGAGGGATAGATTCATCAGAATCTGATCACCATTATTAGGGCCAAATTCAGGAGTACTAGTCTCAGTTTCTATCGGAATATCAGAATGCATATGCACATCAGATGCACTCTCGGAAGAGATACATATGTTATACATCATTTGTGTAGCAATCTCATCATCAGAGTTCTCTTCAGGAAGatcgaatgaatcaaccaattaatcACAATCAAACTACCATTGATAGCCTTTACCAGTAGGAATAGGAGCATGTCTTTGAATATCAGTTTCAGTACGTTCTTTAACACACCTAGAATCAAGATTGAATACCTTCTTACGCACATTCCCATAACCTAAAAATCTCCTGGTAACTGCCTTTGGATTAAATTGACCTCCAGTATCCCGAATCATAATGGTACAGAGAGCACCAAACAATTCAAGATGCTTGATGTTAGGTTTCCTTTTAAGTAGCAGCTCATAACACGTCTTGTCGTGTCATTTGACAATAAGAACTCTATTCATCGTGTAGCATGCATTAGAAACTACTTCACTCCAAAAAGTAACATGTAATTCTGAATCAGCCAACATTATTTAGGTAGTTTCAATTAGAGTTCTATTCTTTCTTTCGGTAACTCCATTCATCTGTGGAGTATAAGGAACACTAAACTGTTGCTGAATGTCTTTTTCATTACAGAACTCCTCTATCTTTTGATTTTTAAATTggatcccattatcagttcgaattcTTCTTACCTTTAGCTTGTATATAGTCTCAAGTCTAGTGAATAACAACTTGATTTGATTAAAGATATCATCTTTACTTTTTAACATCACCACCCACGTAAAATGCGAGTATTAATTAATAACAACCAAATAGTAAGAATTACCAGTGATACTCTTCTTGTTTATTGGagcaaaaagatccatatgaagaagcTCAAGTGGAGCATCAATGGAATGATGTTTCTTGACTTTATGAGGCTTTTTGGTTTGCTTTCCTTTCTTACAAGGCAGGCACCCTTCTGGAACATGAAAACCTTTAACATTAACCCCTTCAACTAAACTGTTGTATACTAAATGGTTCATCTTCCTAAAGCTTAAATGACCCATTCGTTTATGCTATAAGACAGATTCTTGCTCAATAGCTTTGGACACAAATGCTTGATGCCATGTGGCTGATTTGACATAAGCCTTTGACATATCCAAAATATACAGGTCTTGACTTCTTAGTTCCGTCATAAGAATCATCTATTCTAGAATCTTATAATATTTCCTCATAATGTAACATTGCTGATCATCGTATAAAACTTTATGTCTCTTGTCACATACTTGGGTGACCGACAACAGGTTATTCATCATTTCATTAACAAAGCTCACTTTATCAAAACTAATAGAAGAATTTGAAATCATTGCTTGAGCAATAATAAAACCACCATGCTCTCCTGTAAACGAAGCTGGTCCTCCTTTGATAGGTTTAACATCTTAAAGCAAGGACATAtttcctgtcatgtgccgggaCACCCCACTATCAACAACCCAGGTATTGGTGCGTGGACTGTAGGCGACATGCACAAACATTTGAAAAGATTAGTTTGAATGGGATACCCATGCCTTGTCAGCAATGGGTTTCCCTTTGACACCAACTATCTTATCATCCCTTATTTGTCCCTTCAAACCCACAACAGTTCTCGAACAGCTAGCACGATTTACATGCACATTTTATTTCATCTGATTTTTATGCATTGGTTTCTTAAAATAAACATGTGTCTATTCAACCTTTAAATCACTTGTTAATTTAGTTGGATGTGGAGGAATCACTTGTTTTTCAGAATTACAAGAAGTATGTCAAGAAGACTTTTGATTCTATTGCAAAGAAACTGATTTGTTATTTTGAAAAACGTTCTGGTGGACTCAGTTCAATTCTCTTACGGGGTGTTGTAAACATGGACGTGTTGCCAAGTTATTTCCCCGGTAGTTAGATTCAAACCTAGAGTTACGTCTATTAGGGGATATAGGTCTTTGAGATCTAGGAGGTGTGGCATACCTAGTAGGTGCGGGTGTTCGAGTAGGAGTTTTATCAGGAGACCTTCGATCAGGTGGAACATACTTTGATGGTGAAATGTTTGGGGTTTCAAGAAGTCCTCCTCCTCAAAATTTGGGCCTTTTGTAAATCTAACTGAGGATCTATTCATAATTTTGATCGGTCTTTGGTTAAGGGGTTCTTTAATATAGTAACTGGCTTGGGAATTGATTTTCCATTACCattgattttttttattatcatttacaAGAGTGTACGTCTCAACTACCCTTTTACCCTTATCTTGTTCAATCATGGTCGATGAAGTTCTGAGGATATCCTCTTCAAACTAATTCTCAGGTGGTACCACACTGTAATCATGTTCAAATGGGGGTGGACATTCATTATACCCAATCCCTCCCACCTTTTTTACTTTTGGTTAACAATATCCTATCACAAATGTTGAACACTTAAAATTAAATACCTTATCTCTTTCAGTTTTATAGCTAATCCTGAAGGATTCTCTCTATTAAAGATATATATTTTAACAATATATTTCATGATAGTCTGTGCATCTAAAATTATGGTGGACATTAAATCTGCCACCTGATCCTCTAGGGTCAAATAATATCCCTAAATTCCCTCTCATGATTTTTGTAAAACATGCTATCATCATATTGCCTCCTAAGTGTCTCACTACTTATCTTGAGAAAGGCTTTATCATATTCTAAAGTAGCACATTTATTACACTTAAGGCAAATTTCAGTCAATTGTCTAACCTGCTCTTCTAGTTTAGCACACTTATCACAAACAGAAACAGATTCACTAAGGTCTTTAAGCTGTTGTTCTAAACTAACACAATTTGCACAAAAAGTATCACTTTCAACTTGTACCTTGGACTTATTTGAAGAATCGGACATGAAAGCATAGTGATCCTTCACTCCCTCTCCATCTTGTCCAGATTCTAACTCGGACTTCGACTCTCATTCTGAACTAGAACTACCTGACCCGATTCCCAAACTTTCAGAACTTTTACCTTTAGCAGTCTCAATGACCTCATGAACTATACTCTAACCATAATCTGAATCACTACCAACCAACGAGTCTTCATTCTCAAAAGATTTCCAATCGAATTTTGAACAGACTCCTCATCTGAAGATGATGAATCACTCTCATCAGTACACACATCACCATCGTTGTGCTTAGCCCACCTAAATTTCTATCTAACTCTTTTATTCACAATTCCTCAACGCAAATAGTTTGCCCAGTGCCATGCATGTTCAATCCATCCTTCCATGTTGCAAATATAGCAAATGCAGCTACTATCTTTACCAATACACCAGACTCTCTCTTTCAGCTTTCTCTTTCTCTACCTCCTCTTCTGTTTGCTGAGCTCTCGCAACATTGGCATGATGATCATAAGCACCTGTCACATCAATTGACTAGTCATAAACCTCATCCTCATAAGTTGCAGCTAAGGCTTTGGTAGACACATCAACGATTGGAATATTCACTTTGGTTTTGGGTTCTCTATTCTGATTATGAAACGGGTTACTAAAACCTGGTTGTTTTGGTTTACTGCAGTTTCTTTTGAAATGACCCAATTCATTACAATTGTGGCATCTCACTTTATTCATTTCGAAACGAAACTAGGTATTCTTATTAACTCCCAAGGTTTTCTCACCAGTCTTCTGCACATACTTCTTTACTCTTTGAATAATACTACACATGGCCCGAAGAAtatctgtagtgacctgaacttttccatgtttatatatattaattgagattgatatttacatgattaaatgtttccagcatgttaagcaatcaaacgtgttaagacttgattaattgaaatatgtttcatatagacaattgaccacccaagttgaccggcgattcacgaacgttaaaacttgtaaaaacgacatgacgatatatatatggatatacatatggttaacatgagattatgataagtaagtatctccataagtatattaacaatgagtgatataaatataaacaagactactaacttaaggatttcgaaacgagacatatatgtaacgattatcgttgtaacgacatttaaatgtatatatatcatattaagatatattaatatatcataatatcatgataatataataatttaacatctaattagatataataaacaatgggttaacaacattaattgagatcgttaacttaaaggtttcaaaacaacacttacatgtaacgactaacgatgacttaacgactcagttaaaatgtatatacatgtagtgtatttagatgtattaaaatacttttggaagacttcaagacatatatcaaaacactcatacttaacgaaaatggttacagttactttcccattcttttctttcatcaagaattctagtcgtattcttacccgtattatacacagcttcaaaacgtacttactatgggtatataccaataggaactagcatgggattccactcttgattatgtcatgtatgactaatcaattttaacttctaccatgagctagtcaactaactagaactccttttaaccccactcaccactcaccaattaccactcatcattcactccatttcacttccaattctctttctaattctctctcaacacacacacactattatgaacgtatttttccagtagttaatcatcatattcatcaaaaatcacttcaagaatcaagctataatcatcataggaagaacacttcaagaacacttcaaaaatcccttcaagtttactaatttacttccaagctttctaatccattccaagtaatcatctaagatcaagaaacctttgttatatacagtaggttatctttcttattcaaggtaatattcatattcaaactttgattcaatttctataactataaactatcttaattcgagtaaaaatcttacttgaacttgtttttgtgtcatgatcctacttcaagaattttcaagccatccaagatcctttgaagctagatcatttcttgtcacttccagtaggtttacctactaaacttgaggtagtaatgatgttcataacatcattcgattcatatatataaaactatcttattcgaagatttaaactcgtaatcactagaacatagtttagttaattctaaacttgttcgcaaacaaaagttaatccttctaacttgacttttaaaattaactaaacacatgttctatatctatatgatatgctaacttaatgatttaaaacctggaaacacgaaaaacaccgtaaaaccggatttacgccgtcgtagtaacaccgcgggctgttttgggttagttaattaaaaactatgataaactttgatttaaaagttgttattctgagaaaatgatttttattatgaacatgaaactatatccaaaaattatggttaaactcaaagtggaagtatgttttctaaaatggtcatctagacgtcgttctttcgactgaaatgactacctttacaaaaacgacttgtaacttatttttccgactataaacctatactttttctgtttagattcataaaatagagttcaatatgaaaccatagcaatttgattcactcaaaacggatttaaaatgaagaagttatgggtaaaacaagattggataatttttctcattttagctacgtgaaaattggtaacaaatctattccaaccataacttaatcaacttgtattgtatattatgtaatcttgagataccatagacacgtatacaatgtttcgacctatcatgtcgacacatctatatatatttcggaacaaccatagacactctatatgtgaatgttggagttagctatacagggttgaggttgattccaaaatatatatagtttgagttgtgatcaatactgagatacgtatacactgggtcgtggattgattcaagataatatttatcgatttatttctgtacatctaactgtggacaactacttgtaggttactaacgaggacagctgacttaataaacttaaaacatcaaaatatattaaaagtgttgtaaatatattttgaacatactttgatatatatgtatatattgttataggttcgtgaatcaaccagtggccaagtcttacttcccgacgaagtaaaaatctgtgaaagt is from Rutidosis leptorrhynchoides isolate AG116_Rl617_1_P2 chromosome 10, CSIRO_AGI_Rlap_v1, whole genome shotgun sequence and encodes:
- the LOC139870492 gene encoding uncharacterized protein, translating into MQQELLQFNHLGVLHRVIPPKGCKSYGLKRVLKNKKDDQGIMIRYKSRLVVNGYQHIPDIDYDEVYAPVAILEEIRMFLEFASFRGFKGVIDQTLFIKEKDDDIILVQANPNVIHMLATKKIMRYLKGTPSLGLWYAGNDGFEITAHSDYDYEGCKRNFKSTSGGCSFLGSR